In Sphaeramia orbicularis chromosome 10, fSphaOr1.1, whole genome shotgun sequence, the following proteins share a genomic window:
- the LOC115427479 gene encoding protocadherin beta-16-like, with amino-acid sequence MRRQVLLFISALCLSTVFGQVSYSIPEEMEKGSLVCNVAQDLGLDIKRLKSGRARIHSGDTTEYIELNKERGVLLIKERIDREALCGETTPCALHLQMILENPMELFRITVEITDINDNAPSFASTEKRIEISESAIIGSKFVLEKAFDADIGTNGLQSYTLHPTSNFALKLENQADGGKKVEMILQKPLDREHQEHISLLLTAVDGGQPRMSGTMQITVNVLDVNDNAPIFTKPVYKAAIPENSPQGTSIIIVSASDKDRGSHGEISYAISNSKRRLSDLFQINQKTGEVILIGEIDYEKAKLFQVDIEALDNGGLSDSSKILIDVIDVNDNSPQIKILSKSDSILEDSPENTAIAMLSINDPDSQKNGEVKCSINDEIPFKILNTMNGFYSLVTEVALDREDASQYNITVTCSDEGVPSLSSSVTLTLQISDVNDNPPVFERSSYEAYIIENNTPGLSIFTVKATDSDWNQNARVSYILEDSSVNGVPVSSYVSVSADSGVIHAVRSFDYEQIKDFQFRVKAQDGGSPPLSSNVTVKIMIQDQNDNAPQVLYPVQTGGSLVAEMVPRSADVGYLVTKVVAVDVDSGQNAWLSYKLQKATDRALFEVGLQNGEVRTIRQVTDKDAVKQRLTVIVEDNGQPSRSATVIVNVAVADSFPEVLSEFTDFTHDKEYNENLTFYLVLALAVVSFLFITCVVVIISVKIYRWRQSRILYHSNLPVIPYYPPRYSDTLGTGTLPHVYNYEVCRTTDSRKSDCKFGRAGSQNVLIMDPSSTGTMQRIQSEKSILDEPDSPLESGISTMDRE; translated from the exons ATGAGACGGCAAGTACTGTTGTTCATTTCGGCTCTGTGTCTTTCGACGGTGTTCGGTCAGGTCAGCTACTCCATCCCTGAGGAAATGGAAAAAGGCTCTTTAGTGTGTAATGTAGCCCAGGATTTAGGTTTAGATATTAAACGGCTCAAATCGGGTAGAGCACGCATCCATTCGGGAGATACTACAGAATACATCGAACTAAATAAAGAAAGGGGCGTCCTCTTAATCAAAGAGAGAATAGACAGAGAGGCGCTATGCGGCGAAACGACGCCTTGCGCGTTACATTTACAGATGATTTTAGAAAACCCAATGGAATTATTTCGCATAACAGTAGAAATCACAGATATAAACGACAACGCTCCCAGCTTTGCATCCACAGAGAAAAGAATTGAAATCAGTGAATCAGCCATCATTGGATCTAAATTTGTGCTCGAAAAAGCGTTCGATGCTGATATTGGTACAAATGGTCTACAAAGTTATACTCTCCATCCTACCAGTAACTTTGCCTTAAAACTAGAAAATCAAGCTGACGGAGGTAAAAAGGTAGAAATGATTTTACAAAAGCCTTTAGATCGAGAGCATCAGGAGCACATATCACTGTTATTAACTGCAGTCGATGGCGGACAGCCGCGTATGTCAGGTACAATGCAGATTACTGTTAATGTATTAGACGTGAATGACAATGCTCCGATTTTCACAAAGCCAGTATATAAAGCCGCAATACCAGAGAACTCTCCCCAGGGAacaagtattattattgttagtgcATCTGACAAAGATAGAGGCTCTCATGGAGAAATATCTTATGCAATTTCAAACAGCAAGCGTCGTTTATCCGACTTGTTTCAAATAAATCAAAAGACTGGGGAGGTTATCTTGATTGGTGAAATAGACTATGAAAAAGCAAAGCTCTTCCAAGTAGATATTGAGGCATTAGATAATGGAGGACTCTCTGATTCCAGTAAGATCTTAATTGATGTAATTGATGTTAATGACAACAGTCCCCAGATTAAAATATTGTCCAAATCAGACAGCATTTTGGAAGATTCTCCTGAAAATACTGCAATTGCGATGCTGAGCATAAATGATCCTGACTCTCAGAAAAACGGAGAGGTGAAATGTAGTATAAATGATGAAATTCCTTTTAAAATCCTCAACACAATGAACGGATTCTACAGTTTAGTTACAGAGGTAGCGTTGGATAGAGAAGACGCCTCTCAATACAATATAACTGTGACCTGCTCTGATGAAGGAGTACCCTCCCTCTCCAGCAGCGTCACTCTCACCTTACAGATCTCTGATGTCAATGATAACCCTCCTGTCTTTGAGAGGAGCTCATATGAGGCCTACATTATAGAAAACAACACACCTGGTCTCTCTATATTCACAGTCAAAGCCACAGACTCTGACTGGAACCAGAATGCCCGTGTTTCTTACATACTGGAGGACTCCTCTGTTAACGGAGTGCCAGTCTCCTCATATGTGTCCGTTAGTGCTGATAGTGGAGTCATCCATGCAGTGCGTTCTTTTGACTACGAGCAGATCAAGGATTTCCAGTTCAGGGTCAAAGCTCAGGATGGAGGCTCCCCTCCACTCAGTAGTAATGTGACTGTGAAAATAATGATCCAGGACCAGAACGATAACGCCCCACAGGTTCTGTACCCAGTCCAGACTGGTGGCTCTCTGGTGGCTGAAATGGTGCCTCGTTCAGCAGATGTGGGCTATCTGGTCACTAAAGTGGTGGCTGTTGATGTGGACTCTGGACAGAATGCCTGGCTctcctataaactgcagaaagccACAGACAGGGCGCTGTTTGAGGTGGGCTTACAGAATGGAGAAGTAAGAACTATCCgccaagtcactgataaagatgcAGTCAAACAAAGACTGACTGTTATAGTGGAGGACAACGGACAGCCCTCTCGTTCAGCTACAGTCATTGTAAACGTGGCGGTGGCGGACAGCTTTCCTGAAGTGCTGTCTGAGTTCACTGACTTTACACACGACAAGGAGTACAATGAGAACCTGACTTTTTACTTAGTGTTggctttggctgtagtttcctTCCTCTTCATCACGTGTGTGGTGGTCATTATATCAGTGAAAATCTACAGATGGAGACAGTCTCGCATCCTGTATCACTCCAATCTGCCAGTGATTCCATATTATCCACCACGTTACTCCGACACTTTGGGGACAGGGACTCTCCCACACGTGTACAACTACGAGGTGTGCAGGACGACTGACTCCAGAAAGAGTGACTGTAAGTTTGGCAGAGCTGGTAGTCAGAACGTGCTGATAATGGACCCCAGTTCAACAGGGACGATGCAGAGGATACAGAGTGAAAAGAGCATCCTGGATGAACCAGACTCTCCTCTAGAG TCTGGAATCAGTACCATGGACAGAGAGTGA
- the LOC115426764 gene encoding protocadherin beta-16-like, producing the protein MRWQVLLFLSVFCLGLTLGQVSYSIPEEMAKGSIVGNIAHDLGLDLKRLKSGRARVFYTGDNVEYIGLNKDRGVLLIQERIDREALCGETTPCALHFQLILENPMELFRVTVEITDINDNSPSFTNAEKRFEISESAVTGSKFILEKAMDSDIGSNGLQRYSLSPTDSFVLKGENEADGTKKLEMVLQKPLDRENKAHIPLLLTAIDGGEPQMSGTMQIFVTVLDVNDNAPTFVKPQYRAKILENSPKDTSVTTVSASDKDTGSHGELTYLITPSKFRLSDLFKINQKTGEITLVGELDFEKANNYEMDIEVIDSGGLSDSTKVIVDVIDVNDNKPNINTVSKSESLLEDSPLNTVIAMLIVNDPDSDSNGKVECVINDHIPFKIQPALNGFYTLVTEVTLDREIASQYNITVTCSDEGVPSLSSSVTLTLQISDVNDNPPVFERSSYEAYIVENNTPGLSIFTVKATDSDWNQNARVSYILEDSSVNGVPVSSYVSVSADSGVIHAVRSFDYEQIKDFQFRVKAQDGGSPPLSSNVTVKILIQDQNDNAPQVLYPVQTGGSLVAEMVPRSADVGYLVTKVVAVDVDSGQNAWLSYKLQKATDRALFEVGLQNGEVRTIRQVTDKDAVKQRLTVIVEDNGQPSRSATVIVNVAVADSFPEVLSEFTDFTHDKEYNENLTFYLVLALAVVSFLFITCVVVIISVKIYRWRQSRILYHSNLPVIPYYPPRYSDTLGTGTLPHVYNYEVCRTTDSRKSDCKFGRAGSQNVLIMDPSSTGTMQRIQSEKSILDEPDSPLEVSMSHCI; encoded by the coding sequence ATGAGATGGCAAGTACTGTTGTTTCTCTCGGTCTTCTGTCTGGGCTTAACGCTCGGGCAGGTCAGCTATTCCATCCCCGAGGAAATGGCGAAAGGCTCTATTGTTGGTAACATAGCGCATGATTTAGGTTTAGATCTGAAAAGGTTGAAATCAGGTAGAGCTCGTGTGTTTTATACGGGAGACAATGTCGAATACATCGGTTTGAATAAAGACAGAGGAGTCCTCCTTATCCAGGAGAGAATAGACAGAGAGGCGTTATGTGGAGAGACGACGCCTTGTGCTTTACATTTCCAATTAATATTAGAAAATCCAATGGAACTGTTTCGGGTAACAGTAGAAATCACCGACATAAACGATAATTCACCGAGTTTTACAAATGCAGAAAAGCGCTTTGAAATTAGCGAATCAGCTGTGACAGGATCGAAATTCATTTTAGAGAAGGCTATGGATTCTGACATTGGAAGTAATGGATTACAGCGATACTCACTCAGTCCTACTGACAGTTTTGTTTTGAAAGGAGAAAATGAGGCGGACGGAACAAAAAAGTTAGAGATGGTTTTACAAAAGCCTTTAGACCGAGAAAATAAAGCGCATATACCACTGTTGTTAACAGCTATAGATGGAGGAGAGCCACAGATGTCCGGAACAATGCAGATATTTGTCACCGTATTAGACGTTAACGACAATGCACCAACCTTTGTTAAACCGCAGTACAGAgcaaaaatacttgaaaattcTCCTAAAGACACCAGTGTAACAACAGTGAGTGCATCTGATAAAGATACTGGCTCACATGGAGAACTGACATATTTGATAACCCCCAGCAAATTTCGTTTATCTGATCTGTTTAAGATTAATCAAAAAACTGGTGAAATTACTCTTGTCGGTGAATTAGATTTTGAAAAGGCAAACAATTACGAAATGGACATTGAAGTTATAGACAGTGGAGGGCTTTCGGATTCAACCAAAGTCATAGTTGATGTTATAGACGTAAATGATAATAAACCTAACATAAATACTGTTTCTAAATCAGAGTCCTTATTAGAGGACTCGCCGCTTAACACTGTCATAGCTATGCTAATTGTAAATGATCCCGATTCAGATAGTAATGGAAAGGTAGAGTGTGTTATAAACGATCACATTCCCTTCAAAATACAGCCTGCATTAAACGGATTTTACACTTTAGTTACAGAAGTAACTTTAGACAGAGAAATCGCTTCCCAATATAATATAACTGTGACCTGCTCTGATGAAGGAGTACCCTCCCTCTCCAGCAGCGTCACTCTCACCTTACAGATCTCTGATGTCAATGATAACCCCCCTGTCTTTGAGAGGAGCTCATATGAGGCCTACATAGTAGAAAACAACACACCTGGTCTCTCTATATTCACAGTCAAAGCCACAGACTCTGATTGGAACCAGAATGCCCGTGTTTCTTACATACTGGAGGACTCCTCTGTTAACGGAGTGCCAGTCTCCTCATATGTGTCTGTTAGTGCTGATAGTGGAGTCATCCATGCAGTGCGTTCTTTTGACTACGAGCAGATCAAGGATTTCCAGTTCCGGGTCAAAGCTCAGGATGGAGGCTCCCCTCCACTCAGTAGTAATGTGACTGTGAAAATATTGATCCAGGACCAGAACGACAACGCCCCTCAGGTTCTGTACCCAGTCCAGACTGGTGGCTCTCTGGTGGCTGAAATGGTGCCTCGTTCAGCAGATGTGGGCTATCTGGTCACTAAAGTGGTGGCTGTTGATGTGGACTCTGGACAGAATGCCTGGCTctcctataaactgcagaaagccACAGACAGGGCGCTGTTTGAGGTGGGCTTACAGAATGGAGAAGTCAGAACTATCCgccaagtcactgataaagatgcAGTCAAACAAAGACTGACTGTTATAGTGGAGGACAACGGACAGCCCTCTCGTTCAGCTACAGTCATTGTAAACGTGGCGGTGGCGGACAGCTTTCCTGAAGTGCTGTCTGAGTTCACTGACTTTACACACGACAAGGAGTACAATGAGAACCTGACTTTTTATTTAGTGTTGGCTTTGGCTGtagtttcatttttattcatcacGTGTGTCGTGGTCATTATATCAGTGAAAATCTACAGATGGAGACAGTCTCGTATCCTGTATCACTCCAATCTGCCAGTGATTCCATATTATCCACCACGTTACTCCGACACTTTGGGGACAGGGACTCTCCCACACGTGTACAACTACGAGGTGTGCAGGACGACTGACTCCAGAAAGAGTGACTGTAAGTTTGGCAGAGCTGGTAGTCAGAACGTGCTGATAATGGACCCCAGTTCAACAGGGACGATGCAGAGGATACAGAGTGAAAAGAGCATCCTGGATGAACCAGACTCTCCTCTAGAGGTTAGCATGAGTCATTGCATTTAA
- the LOC115426753 gene encoding protocadherin beta-16-like, with product MSGRTMRWQVLLFLSVFCLGLTLGQVSYSIPEEMAKGSIVGNIAHDLGLDLKRLKSGRARVYTGDNVEYIGLNKDRGVLLIQERIDREALCGETTPCALHFQLILENPMELFRVTVEITDINDNSPSFTNAEKRFEISESAVIGSKFILDKAIDSDIGINGLQRYSLSPTDNFVLKLENQADGSKKVEMLLQKSLDREKQAHIPLLLTAIDGGEPQMSGTMQIFITVLDVNDNAPTFIKPQYRAKIQENAPKGTSVTTVSASDKDVGSNGEVFYAISTSKRQLTELFKIDRNTGEITLVGELDFEKAKYYQIDIEATDSGGLSDSTKVIVDVIDVNDNKPNINTVSKSESILEDSPPNTVIAMLSVNDPDSENNGKVECVMNDNIPFKIQPALNGFYTLVTEVTLDREFSSQYNITVTCSDEGVPSLSSSVTLTLQISDVNDNPPVFERSSYEAYIVENNTPGLSIFTVKATDSDWNQNARVSYILEDSSVNGVPVSSYVSVSADSGVIHAVRSFDYEQIKDFQFRVKAQDGGSPPLSSNVTVKIMIQDQNDNAPQVLYPVQTGGSLVAEMVPRSADVGYLVTKVVAVDVDSGQNAWLSYKLQKATDRALFEVGLQNGEVRTIRQVTDKDAVKQRLTVIVEDNGQPSRSATVIVNVAVADSFPEVLSEFTDFTHDKEYNENLTFYLVLALAVVSFLFITCVVVIISVKIYRWRQSRILYHSNLPVIPYYPPRYSNTLGTGTLPHVYNYEVCRTTDSRKSDCKFGRAGSQNVLIMDPSSTGTMQRIQSEKSILDEPDSPLEVRNFNNYNYLFVC from the coding sequence ATGTCTGGCAGAACAATGAGATGGCAAGTACTGTTGTTTCTCTCGGTCTTCTGTCTGGGCTTAACGCTCGGGCAGGTCAGTTATTCCATCCCCGAAGAAATGGCGAAAGGCTCTATTGTTGGTAATATAGCACATGATTTAGGTTTAGATCTGAAAAGGCTGAAATCAGGTAGAGCTCGTGTCTACACGGGAGACAATGTCGAATACATCGGTTTGAATAAAGACAGAGGAGTCCTCCTTATCCAGGAGAGAATAGACAGAGAGGCTTTATGTGGAGAGACGACGCCTTGTGCTTTACATTTCCAATTAATATTAGAAAATCCAATGGAACTGTTTCGGGTAACAGTAGAAATCACCGACATAAACGATAATTCACCGAGTTTTACAAATGCAGAAAAGCGCTTTGAGATCAGCGAATCAGCTGTGATAGGATCGAAATTCATACTGGATAAAGCGATTGATTCTGATATTGGAATTAATGGATTACAACGATACTCACTCAGTCCTACTGATAACTTTGTGTTAAAATTAGAAAATCAGGCAGACGGAAGTAAAAAGGTAGAAATGCTGTTACAGAAATCTTTAGATCGGGAAAAGCAGGCACATATACCACTGTTATTAACAGCTATAGATGGAGGAGAGCCACAAATGTCTGGAACAATGCAGATATTCATCACCGTATTAGACGTTAACGACAACGCTCCTACATTTATTAAACCGCAGTACAGagcaaaaatacaagaaaatgctCCTAAAGGCACCAGTGTAACAACTGTCAGTGCCTCTGATAAAGACGTGGGCTCGAACGGAGAAGTGTTTTATGCAATATCTACGAGCAAACGTCAGTTAACCGAGCTGTTTAAAATCGATAGGAACACTGGTGAAATCACTCTGGTCGGTGAATTAGATTTTGAAAAGGCAAAATATTACCAAATAGATATTGAAGCAACAGATAGTGGGGGACTTTCTGATTCAACCAAAGTCATAGTTGATGTTATAGACGTAAATGACAATAAACCCAACATAAATACGGTTTCTAAATCAGAGTCCATATTAGAGGATTCACCCCCAAATACTGTCATAGCTATGTTAAGTGTAAATGATCCAGATTCAGAAAATAATGGAAAGGTAGAGTGTGTTATGAACGATAACATCCCCTTCAAAATACAGCCTGCATTAAATGGATTTTACACTTTAGTTACAGAAGTAACTTTAGACAGAGAATTTTCCTCCCAGTACAATATAACTGTGACCTGCTCTGATGAAGGAGTACCCTCCCTCTCCAGCAGCGTCACTCTCACCTTACAGATCTCTGATGTCAATGATAACCCTCCTGTCTTTGAGAGGAGCTCATATGAGGCCTACATAGTGGAAAACAACACACCTGGTCTATCCATATTCACAGTCAAAGCCACAGACTCTGATTGGAACCAGAATGCCCGTGTTTCTTACATACTGGAGGACTCCTCTGTTAACGGAGTGCCAGTCTCCTCATATGTGTCTGTTAGTGCTGATAGTGGAGTCATCCATGCAGTGCGTTCTTTTGACTACGAGCAGATCAAGGATTTCCAGTTCCGGGTCAAAGCTCAGGATGGAGGCTCCCCTCCACTCAGTAGTAATGTGACTGTGAAAATAATGATCCAGGACCAGAACGACAACGCCCCTCAGGTTCTCTACCCAGTCCAGACTGGTGGCTCTCTGGTGGCTGAAATGGTGCCTCGTTCAGCAGATGTGGGCTATCTGGTCACTAAAGTGGTGGCTGTTGATGTGGACTCTGGACAGAATGCCTGGCTctcctataaactgcagaaagccACAGACAGGGCGCTGTTTGAGGTGGGCTTACAGAATGGAGAAGTAAGAACTATCCgccaagtcactgataaagatgcAGTCAAACAAAGACTGACTGTTATAGTTGAGGACAACGGACAGCCCTCTCGTTCAGCTACAGTCATTGTGAACGTGGCGGTGGCGGACAGCTTTCCTGAAGTGCTGTCTGAGTTCACTGACTTTACACACGACAAGGAGTACAACGAGAACCTGACTTTTTACTTAGTGTTggctttggctgtagtttcctTTTTATTCATCACGTGTGTGGTGGTCATTATATCAGTGAAAATCTACAGATGGAGACAGTCTCGTATCCTGTATCACTCCAATCTGCCAGTGATTCCATATTATCCACCACGTTACTCCAACACTTTGGGGACAGGGACTCTCCCACACGTGTACAACTACGAGGTGTGCAGGACGACTGACTCCAGAAAGAGTGACTGTAAGTTTGGCAGAGCTGGTAGTCAGAACGTGCTGATAATGGACCCCAGTTCAACAGGGACGATGCAGAGGATACAGAGTGAAAAGAGCATCCTGGATGAACCAGACTCTCCTCTAGAGGTCAGAAATTTTAACAATTACAACTATTTATTTGTATGTTAG
- the LOC115427480 gene encoding protocadherin beta-16-like gives MRWQVLLFLSVFCLSLALGQVSYSIPEEMPKGSIVGNIAHDLGLDLKRLKSGRARVYTGDNVEYIGLNKDRGVLLIQERTDREALCGETTPCALHFQLILENPMELFRVTVEITDINDNSPSFTNPEKRFEISESAVIGSKFVLDKAIDSDIGSNGLQRYSLSPTDNFALKLENDADGTKKVEMVLQKALDREKQAHIPLLLTAIDGGEPQMSGTMQIFVTVLDANDNAPTFVKPQYRAKILENSPKGTSVTTVSASDKDIGSNGEVFYAISTSKRQLSELFKIDRNTGEITLIGELDFEKANNYIMGVEVVDSGGLSDSTKVIVDVIDVNDNKPNINTVSKSESILEDSPPNTVIAMLSVNDPDSDNNGKVECVINDHIPFKIQPALNGFYTLVTEVTLDREIATQYNITVTCSDEGVPSLSSSVTLTLQISDVNDNPPVFERSSYEAYIVENNTPGLSIFTVKATDSDWNQNARVSYILEDSSVNGVPVSSYVSVSADSGVIHAVHSFDYEQIKDFQFRVKAQDGGSPPLSSNVTVKIMIQDQNDNAPQVLYPVQTGGSLVAEMVPRSADVGYLVTKVVAVDVDSGQNAWLSYKLQKATDRALFEVGLQNGEVRTIRQVTDKDAVKQRLTVIVEDNGQPSRSATVIVNVAVADSFPEVLSEFTDFTHDKEYNENLTFYLVLALAVVSFLFITCVVVIISVKIYRWRQSRILYHSNLPVIPYYPPRYSDTLGTGTLPHVYNYEVCRTTDSRKSDCKFGRAGSQNVLIMDPSSTGTMQRIQSEKSILDEPDSPLEPLRVDGLKKFRERQNTLAIGFMFLI, from the exons ATGAGATGGCAAGTACTATTGTTTCTCTCGGTCTTCTGTCTCAGCTTAGCGCTCGGGCAGGTCAGTTATTCCATCCCCGAAGAAATGCCCAAAGGCTCTATTGTTGGTAATATAGCACATGATTTAGGCTTAGATCTAAAAAGGCTGAAATCAGGTAGAGCTCGTGTCTATACGGGAGACAATGTCGAATACATCGGTTTGAATAAAGACAGAGGAGTCCTCCTTATTCAGGAGAGAACAGACAGAGAGGCTTTATGTGGAGAGACGACGCCTTGTGCTTTACATTTCCAATTAATATTAGAAAATCCAATGGAACTGTTTCGGGTAACAGTAGAAATCACCGACATAAACGATAATTCCCCAAGCTTTACAAATCCAGAAAAGCGCTTTGAGATCAGCGAATCAGCTGTGATAGGATCGAAATTCGTATTAGATAAAGCAATCGATTCTGACATTGGGAGTAATGGATTACAACGATACTCACTCAGTCCTACTGATAACTTTGCATTAAAACTAGAGAATGATGCCGACGGTACTAAAAAGGTAGAGATGGTGTTACAAAAGGCTTTAGATCGGGAAAAGCAGGCACATATACCTCTCTTATTAACAGCTATAGATGGAGGAGAGCCACAGATGTCCGGAACAATGCAGATATTCGTCACCGTATTAGATGCGAACGACAATGCACCAACCTTTGTTAAGCCGCAGTACAGAGCAAAAATACTAGAAAATTCTCCTAAAGGCACCAGTGTAACGACAGTCAGTGCATCTGATAAAGACATTGGCTCCAACGGAGAAGTGTTTTATGCAATATCTACGAGCAAACGTCAGTTATCAGAGCTGTTTAAAATCGATAGGAACACTGGTGAAATCACTCTGATCGGTGAATTAGATTTTGAAAAGGCGAACAATTACATAATGGGTGTTGAAGTTGTAGACAGTGGAGGGCTTTCGGATTCAACTAAAGTCATAGTTGATGTTATAGACGTAAATGATAATAAACCTAACATAAATACTGTTTCTAAATCAGAGTCCATATTAGAGGATTCACCCCCAAATACTGTCATAGCTATGTTAAGTGTAAATGATCCAGATTCAGATAATAATGGAAAGGTAGAATGTGTTATAAACGATCACATCCCCTTCAAAATACAGCCTGCATTAAATGGATTTTACACTTTAGTTACAGAAGTAACTTTAGACAGAGAAATTGCTACCCAATATAATATAACTGTGACCTGTTCTGATGAAGGAGTACCCTCCCTCTCCAGCAGTGTCACTCTCACCTTACAGATCTCTGATGTCAATGATAACCCTCCTGTCTTTGAGAGGAGCTCATATGAGGCCTACATAGTAGAAAACAACACACCTGGTCTCTCTATATTCACAGTGAAAGCCACAGACTCTGATTGGAACCAGAATGCCCGTGTTTCTTACATACTGGAGGACTCCTCTGTTAACGGAGTGCCAGTCTCCTCATATGTGTCCGTTAGTGCTGATAGTGGAGTCATCCATGCAGTGCATTCTTTTGACTACGAGCAGATTAAGGATTTCCAGTTCCGGGTCAAAGCTCAGGATGGAGGCTCCCCTCCACTCAGTAGTAATGTGACTGTGAAAATAATGATCCAGGACCAGAACGACAACGCCCCTCAGGTTCTCTACCCAGTCCAGACTGGTGGCTCTCTGGTGGCTGAAATGGTGCCTCGTTCAGCAGATGTGGGCTATCTGGTCACTAAAGTGGTGGCTGTTGATGTGGACTCTGGACAGAATGCCTGGCTctcctataaactgcagaaagccACAGACAGGGCGCTGTTTGAGGTGGGCTTACAGAATGGAGAAGTAAGAACTATCCgccaagtcactgataaagatgcAGTCAAACAAAGACTGACTGTTATAGTGGAGGACAACGGACAGCCCTCTCGTTCAGCTACAGTCATTGTAAACGTGGCGGTGGCGGACAGCTTTCCTGAAGTGCTGTCTGAGTTCACTGACTTTACACACGACAAGGAGTACAATGAGAACCTGACTTTTTACTTAGTGTTggctttggctgtagtttcctTCCTCTTCATCACGTGTGTGGTGGTCATTATATCAGTGAAAATCTACAGATGGAGACAGTCTCGCATCCTGTATCACTCCAATCTGCCAGTGATTCCATATTATCCACCACGTTACTCCGACACTTTGGGGACAGGGACTCTCCCACACGTGTACAACTACGAGGTGTGCAGGACGACTGACTCCAGAAAGAGTGACTGTAAGTTTGGCAGAGCTGGTAGTCAGAACGTGCTGATAATGGACCCCAGTTCAACAGGGACGATGCAGAGGATACAGAGTGAAAAGAGCATCCTGGATGAACCAGACTCTCCTCTAGAG CCCCTCCGTGTGGATGGCTTGAAGAAATTCAGAGAACGGCAGAATACGCT AGCGATCGGATTCATGTTTTTGATTTAA